A window of the Vespa crabro chromosome 8, iyVesCrab1.2, whole genome shotgun sequence genome harbors these coding sequences:
- the LOC124426157 gene encoding uncharacterized protein LOC124426157, whose product MQWDLIVAGEFNAKALEWGEAKPDFRGRRIMDVVSRLALVVLNTSSTLTFRRTGYRETIPYVSLANEHLVTRVAGWRMIEEYTGSDHQYILFEVHDRSRESIVNCTSQDDYCSNYAAHSNGLRDSGAKKSTKRQRRPVYWWMNEIADLHKKCLRLRRLPQRAKRRNLDTAPLAAEYQAAKKFLKRTIKTSQKRVISTAAPGITEAPQFTEEDLLRAASSMRNKKALGPDGLQRNKGKGSAEAASLYRPISMLDTAGMLLEELLRLQMHAALSAMWDLAARQYGFRSGLSTIHAVQEVVTAAKMAERWNQLTQHLCLLANLDVRNAFNSVKSLELTSGVAQGFILGPDIWNIFYNGILGMAVPEVAFLVGYADNIAIVITARDTFTVADLVGCQVSRSNARLQTQLRRAYNKGSRQGGRSSNHAGHTYGQCQRCRRSYDAVRHVSMGRGAAKREISQAHSRGTEEGRFPNRLLLPHGLRARSASCSRGNPDRTTSQFVDQQTPVLGKEEASKNARSNSIEAWQSRWELEPRGR is encoded by the exons ATGCAATGGGACCTCATTGTGGCTGGAGAATTCAATGCTAAAGCTCTTGAATGGGGGGAGGCCAAACCGGACTTcagaggaagacgaatcatgGATGTGGTGTCGAGATTGGCACTAGTAGTGCTCAATACAAGCTCCACGTTAACCTTCCGAAGGACTGGCTACAGAGAGACGATCCCGTACGTCTCTCTAGCCAACGAACACCTTGTTACAAGAGTCGCAGGCTGGCGGATGATCGAAGAATACACTGGGAGCGATCATCAGTACATCCTATTCGAAGTACACGATAGGAG TCGTGAGTCTATCGTCAACTGCACAAGCCAGGATGATTACTGCAGCAACTATGCAGCTCATTCAAATGGCTTGCGCGATAGCGGTGCAAAGAAGAGCACGAAACGGCAGAGGCGTCCTGTATACTGGTGGATGAACGAGATCGCTGATCTTCATAAGAAGTGCTTAAGGCTTCGCCGATTGCCACAACGAGCGAAGAGACGCAACCTCGACACTGCTCCCTTGGCTGCAGAGTATCAAGCGgcgaaaaaatttttgaagagGACCATCAAGACCAGTCAAAAACG AGTGATTAGCACGGCTGCGCCTGGCATAACCGAAGCGCCGCAATTTACGGAAGAAGACCTACTCAGGGCTGCATCTTCTATGAGGAACAAGAAAGCTCTAGGTCCTGATGGCTTACAGCGGAA CAAGGGCAAGGGTTCCGCAGAGGCAGCTTCGTTATACAGGCCTATTAGTATGCTCGATACGGCTGGCATGCTCCTGGAGGAGCTGCTTAGGCTACAGATGCACGCAGCCTTGAGCGCAATGTGGGATCTTGCCGCCCGCcagtatggatttcgatccggcctctccaccatccacgcaGTCCAGGAGGTTGTCACGGCCGCTAAAATGGCGGAGCGATGGAATCAACTAACTCAACATTTGTGTCTGCTAGCCAActtagacgtgagaaatgccttcaactccgtcaA AAGCTTGGAGTTGACATCGGGGGTAGCCCAGGGCTTTATACTGGGAccggatatctggaatatATTCTACAACGGTATCCTAGGTATGGCAGTCCCTGAAGTTGCTTTCTTGGTTGGCTACGCAGATaacattgcaattgttataaCTGCAAGAGACAC CTTCACCGTAGCCGATTTAGTCGGCTGTCAAGTATCTAGGAGTAATGCTCGATTGCAAACTCAATTACGGAGAGCATATAATAAGGGCAGCAGACAAGGCGGCAGAAGTAGTAACCATGCTGGACACACTTATGGCCAATGTCAACGGTGTCGCCGGAGCTATGATGCTGTACGGCACGTAAGTATGGGCCGAGGTGctgcgaaaagagaaatatcgcaagcgcatagccgCGGTACAGAGGAGGGGCGCTTTCCGAATCGTTTGCTCCTACCGCACGGTCTCAGAGCTCGTAGTGCTAGTTGTAGCCGAGGTAATCCCGATAGAACTACTAGCCAATTCGTTGATCAGCAGACGCCCGTTCTGGGGAAGGAGGAGGCATCAAAGAACGCCAGGTCTAACAGCATCGAGgcctggcaaagcagatgggagcTGGAACCTAGAGGCAGATAG